The sequence GGACAAATCCTTCATGCCCAATTGCTGCTATGAGTAATGATGCAAAAAGAATTTATGCTGTGCAATTTCATCCAGAAGTTCGCCATTCTGAATATGGTAATGACCTTTTGAAAAATTTCGTATTCAACATCTGTGGGTGTAAAGAAGAATGGTCAATGGAAAACTTCATCGATTTAGAAATCCAGAAGATTCAAAAACTAGTGGGTGACAAAAAAGTACTTTGTGCACTAAGCGGTGGAGTGGATTCATCTGTAGTAGCAGCTTTAGTTCATAAGGCAATCGGCGATCAATTAACTTGTATGTTCGTTGACCATGGACTTCTTCGTAAAGGAGAAGCGGAGGGTGTAATGAAGACCTTCTCAGAAGGGTTTAATATGAACGTAGTTAAAATTGATGCACAGGAAAGATTTTTATCAAAGCTAGCGGGTGTCTCTGATCCTGAGAAGAAAAGAAAGATTATCGGAAACGAGTTTATCTATGTATTCGATGATGAAGCAACAAAATTGGAAGGTATTGAGTTTTTAGCTCAAGGGACGCTCTATACGGATATTATTGAGAGTGGAACAGCAACGGCACAAACCATTAAATCTCATCATAACGTAGGTGGTCTTCCAGAAGATATGCAGTTCAAACTGATCGAGCCGTTGAATACACTGTTTAAAGATGAGGTTCGTGCATTAGGAACGCAGCTCGGATTACCAGATGAAATTGTTTGGCGTCAGCCTTTTCCAGGTCCAGGTCTTGCCATTCGAGTTCTTGGTGAGGTCACGGAGGAGAAATTGAAAATTGTTCGTGACTCGGACGCCATTTTACGCGAAGAAATCAGCAACTTTGGTCTAGAGAGGGATGTATGGCAGTACTTTACTGTTCTGCCGGGCATTAAGAGTGTAGGTGTTATGGGAGATACAAGAACCTACGACCACACTATTGGTATTAGAGCGGTTACTTCTATTGACGGAATGACCTCTGATTGGGCTCGTTTACCTTGGGAAGTTTTAGAGAAAATTTCAACGCGTATTGTCAATGAGGTCGAGCATGTAAACCGTGTCGTATATGACATTACCAGTAAACCACCTGCAACGATTGAATGGGAATAATAACATTATTGGCGAACAATACCAAAAGTATTGCGTTTAATGTTCGTATTTTTTGTTGACATCCTAATTGGGTTCCGATACAATGAGGATTGTAATCATACTACAATTTAATGAAAACATTACGTCGTATAAAATCAGGAATATGGCCTGATCGTTTCTACCGAGCTACCGTAAATAGCTTGACTACGAGGTAATGTGATATATGGGTCTACTTTGTTTTGTTATGAACAAGGTATCCGTTTATTCACATGCCTTTGTAAGCACTCCGACGTTATCCTGTCAGGAGTGCTTTTTCGTTATATGGGACCTAGAGACAAAGCCCTATAACGTACAATAATTCCATTAGACTATAAATCTAACAAAGGAATTATGTGGTCACTCGGCTTAGAAGTGTGCGACGATAAGGAGGAGAAAAGAATGAAAAAGTTTTTCCAATTTGAAGAGTTGGGAACAAATTACCGCCGTGAAATTATCGGAGGTCTCACTACTTTCTTATCAATGGCATACATTCTTGTCGTCAACCCATTAACTTTATCATTAGCAGATGTTGATGGTTTAGATGATGCATTGAGAATGGATATGGGGGCTGTATTCGTAGCGACAGCACTTGCTGCTGCAATCGGTTCTTTATTAATGGGGCTTATTGCAAAGTACCCAATAGCATTGGCACCTGGAATGGGCTTAAATGCATTCTTTGCTTATACAGTTGTTTTAACAATGGGGATCCCATGGGAAACAGCTCTAACAGGTGTTTTACTTTCAGGAATTATCTTTATACTCTTAACTGTTTCAGGATTACGTGAAAAAATTATTAACTCTATACCTGCCGAACTTAAATATGCGGTAGGAGCAGGTATTGGTCTCTTCATTACATTTATTGGACTTAAGAACGCTGAAATTATTGTAGATAATCCTGCTACATTTGTAGGGTTAGGGAACTTAACAAATCCTAGTGCGTTATTAGCTATTTTTGGTCTTGTAATTACTGTTATTTTCATGACAAAAGGTGTAAAGGGCGGTATCTTTTACGGAATCGTTATTACAGCAATCGTAGGTATTATATTCAATCAAATTGATACACCGACAAAAATTATTGGTGATGTACCAAGTCTCTCACCAACTTTCGGTGCAGCACTTGACCCATTCTTTAATGGAATGGAAGGAATCTTTACGATTAACATGTTAGTGGTTGTACTAACTTTCCTCTTTGTAGACTTCTTTGATACAGCAGGTACATTAGTAGCTGTTGCAAATCAAGCCGGTCTAATGAAGGAAAACAAATTGCCAAGAGCGGGTAAAGCATTATT is a genomic window of Bacillus carboniphilus containing:
- the guaA gene encoding glutamine-hydrolyzing GMP synthase; protein product: MTKSAFPTQEKIIVLDFGSQYNQLITRRIREFGVYSELHPHTLSASELKEMNPSGIIFSGGPNSVYGENSFRCDEEIFDLGVPVLGICYGMQLITHLFGGKVEKASHREYGKATLKVQEDSPLFDNLPKEQTVWMSHGDLVTQTPEGFRIDGTNPSCPIAAMSNDAKRIYAVQFHPEVRHSEYGNDLLKNFVFNICGCKEEWSMENFIDLEIQKIQKLVGDKKVLCALSGGVDSSVVAALVHKAIGDQLTCMFVDHGLLRKGEAEGVMKTFSEGFNMNVVKIDAQERFLSKLAGVSDPEKKRKIIGNEFIYVFDDEATKLEGIEFLAQGTLYTDIIESGTATAQTIKSHHNVGGLPEDMQFKLIEPLNTLFKDEVRALGTQLGLPDEIVWRQPFPGPGLAIRVLGEVTEEKLKIVRDSDAILREEISNFGLERDVWQYFTVLPGIKSVGVMGDTRTYDHTIGIRAVTSIDGMTSDWARLPWEVLEKISTRIVNEVEHVNRVVYDITSKPPATIEWE
- a CDS encoding NCS2 family permease — protein: MKKFFQFEELGTNYRREIIGGLTTFLSMAYILVVNPLTLSLADVDGLDDALRMDMGAVFVATALAAAIGSLLMGLIAKYPIALAPGMGLNAFFAYTVVLTMGIPWETALTGVLLSGIIFILLTVSGLREKIINSIPAELKYAVGAGIGLFITFIGLKNAEIIVDNPATFVGLGNLTNPSALLAIFGLVITVIFMTKGVKGGIFYGIVITAIVGIIFNQIDTPTKIIGDVPSLSPTFGAALDPFFNGMEGIFTINMLVVVLTFLFVDFFDTAGTLVAVANQAGLMKENKLPRAGKALFADSCATVAGAVLGTSTTTSYIESSSGVAAGARSGFASVVTAGLFIVSILFFPLLSVVTSAVTAPALIIVGVLMVSSLGKIDWDRFEIAVPAFLTIIAMPLTYSIATGIAIGFIFYPITMLVKGKVREIHPIMYGLFVIFVLYFIFLI